A region of Toxorhynchites rutilus septentrionalis strain SRP chromosome 1, ASM2978413v1, whole genome shotgun sequence DNA encodes the following proteins:
- the LOC129762081 gene encoding gastrula zinc finger protein XlCGF26.1-like: MAIVSNKFDPCSFCSNICNEELHHLLVPSHPEQKLKTILQKLSSFTSQLTSYPTCDECRQGLITVHNIPESCFQIIPSAKPTDIKTEPELMIDNHELPDNDENFETDPTTNFGLVEPENEMQIKRENGEIFFISEMDGKGDDISLFPFAKRNTQRTDELGASQKEVHSFSISCKAGIVNQGGKPLKCETCEKTFRSKYGLQVHVRSHTGERPYSCSHCPKAFKDPSSLQLHNRVHTGERPYNCPHCPKSFKNYSTLQDHIRSHTGERPYSCSYCPKAFRRRTTLQLHVRIHTRCLETITQRNSDLDASQREVQSLSVGHKGSDGIAEDEARMKGHIRLHTGEQPFKCEKCEKTFSSKHRLKEHVQQDHSSAGERPYSCPHCPKAFKRPTTLKQHVRTHTGERPYSCSHCTKAFRQRTTLQVHIRTHTDERPYSCPHCPKTCRTQSTFKQHIQTHTGERPYSCPHCPKAFKQCTALQLHFRTHTGERPFACPHCPKALNSRRTLIAHIRTHTGERPYPCPHCSKTFTNPAALRVHIRIHTKEKPYVCEHCTQSFSQSYNLTMHIRRQHSKHDQFDKDTGGSEQEAQMAVKKEITGS; this comes from the exons ATGGCGATTGTTAGTAACAAATT TGACCCATGTAGCTTTTGCTCCAATATTTGCAATGAAGAGCTCCATCACTTACTGGTTCCCTCTCACCCAGAGCAGAAGTTAAAAACTATCCTGCAGAAGTTGAGTAGTTTCACTTCCCAGTTGACCAGTTATCCTACATGCGACGAATGCCGTCAGGGTCTTATAACCGTTCACAACATTCCCGAGAGCTGCTTCCAAATTATACCCAGCGCCAAACCGACTGACATTAAGACAGAACCAGAATTAATGATTGACAACCACGAGCTGCCAGATAACGATGAGAATTTTGAAACAGATCCAACGACAAACTTTGGACTGGTTGAACCGGAAAACGAAATGCAAATCAAAAGAGAAAATGGAGAGATATTCTTCATCAGCGAAATGGATGGGAAAGGCGACGATATATCATTATTTCCGTTTGCTAAAAGAAATACCCAAAGAACAGATGAATTGGGTGCTTCGCAGAAGGAAGTTCACTCCTTTTCAATAAGTTGTAAGGCAGGCATAGTTAATCAAG GAGGGAAACCGCTTAAATGTGAAACATGTGAAAAAACATTTAGATCAAAATACGGACTTCAAGTGCACGTTCGAtctcatacgg gtgaacgtcctTATTCTTGTTCCCATTGTCCAAAAGCGTTCAAGGACCCTTCATCGCTCCAACTTCACAATCGTGTTCATACAG gtgaacgtccgTATAATTGTCCACACTGCCCAAAATCGTTTAAAAATTATTCAACGCTTCAAGACCACATTCGAAGTCATACTG GCGAACGTCCCTATTCCTGTTCATATTGTCCGAAAGCGTTTAGGCGACGTACAACGCTCCAACTCCACGTTCGAATTCATACACGTTGTTTGGAAACGATTACACAAAGAAACAGTGATTTGGATGCTTCACAGAGAGAAGTTCAATCACTTTCAGTAGGTCATAAGGGCTCGGATGGCATCGCGGAAGACGAAGCTCGGATGAAAGGCCACATACGGTTACACACGG GAGAGCAACCGTTTAAATGTGAAAAGTGTGAGAAAACATTTAGCTCAAAACACAGATTAAAAGAGCACGTTCAGCAGGATCATTCCTCTGCTggtgaacgtccctattcttgtccacattgtccgaaagCATTCAAGCGACCTACAACGCTCAAACAGCACGTTAGAACCCACACAG GAgaacgtccctattcttgtTCACATTGTACGAAAGCCTTTAGGCAACGTACAACGCTTCAAGTGCATATCCGAACTCATACTG ATGAACGCCCTtattcttgtccacattgtccaaAGACCTGTAGGACACAGTCAACATTCAAACAGCACATTCAAACTCATACGG gtgaacgtccctattcttgtccacattgtccgaaagCGTTTAAGCAATGTACGGCGCTCCAGCTGCACTTTCGAACTCATACAG GTGAACGTCCATTTGCTTGTCCACATTGCCCGAAAGCGTTAAATAGTCGTAGAACACTCATAGCccacattcgaactcatacgg GAGAACGTCCCTATCCCTGTCCACATTGTTCCAAAACGTTTACAAACCCTGCAGCACTGCGCGTCCACATTCGGATCCACACCAAAGAGAAGCCTTACGTATGCGAACACTGTACGCAATCTTTTAGCCAGTCCTACAACCTTACCATGCACATTCGTCGACAGCACAGTAAGCACGACCAGTTCGATAAGGATACAGGTGGTTCGGAGCAGGAAGCACAGATGGCCGTGAAGAAAGAGATAACTGGTAGCTGA